A genomic region of Dactylococcopsis salina PCC 8305 contains the following coding sequences:
- a CDS encoding TVP38/TMEM64 family protein, which translates to MNSKLKYIGIAVIVAALIASTRFINFQDLLTNALEWINNLGAAAAIVFIVIYMVATVLFFPASLLTLGAGVVFGVFLGSLYVFIAASIGASLAFLVGRYIARGWVEKQIEGNPRFKAIDQAVAEEGVKIVLLTRLSPIFPFNLLNYAYGLTKVTFRDYVVGTLGILPGTIMFVYVGSLAKNLATLGSEEVATPSGIQWALRIIGFIATVAVTVYVTKIAKKALNERVETEANPSVE; encoded by the coding sequence ATGAACTCTAAACTTAAATACATAGGAATTGCTGTGATTGTTGCTGCTTTAATTGCTTCCACTCGCTTTATAAATTTTCAAGACTTGCTCACCAATGCTTTAGAATGGATTAATAATTTAGGTGCGGCGGCTGCCATTGTTTTCATAGTAATTTATATGGTAGCAACGGTTCTCTTTTTCCCCGCATCTCTTCTAACACTTGGTGCTGGTGTTGTTTTTGGAGTTTTTCTTGGCTCATTATATGTTTTTATTGCTGCGAGTATTGGCGCAAGTTTGGCATTTTTAGTCGGACGATATATTGCGAGAGGTTGGGTAGAAAAACAAATTGAAGGGAATCCCAGATTTAAAGCAATTGATCAAGCGGTTGCGGAAGAAGGGGTGAAAATTGTTTTATTAACTCGTTTATCTCCTATATTTCCGTTTAATTTGCTGAACTATGCTTATGGATTAACTAAGGTGACATTTAGGGATTATGTCGTCGGAACATTGGGCATTTTGCCAGGAACAATTATGTTTGTTTATGTTGGTTCATTAGCGAAAAATTTAGCAACTTTAGGATCAGAAGAGGTGGCGACTCCTTCTGGAATTCAATGGGCGCTCCGAATTATTGGTTTTATCGCGACGGTTGCGGTAACGGTTTATGTGACAAAAATTGCTAAAAAAGCCTTGAATGAAAGAGTGGAAACTGAGGCAAATCCATCAGTAGAATAA
- a CDS encoding class I SAM-dependent methyltransferase has protein sequence MNDRFALNNNSTSFPRFNKDYKEGKATFKIGNAFYRPTTKQVRDLGILAAKIHQEKIGKLRVLDAMAGCGVRGLRYILEADAESVWVNEANRNLQSLLKGNLANSLQPSQYKITHTDANRIFFDCYNHSDFYDLIDVDCFGVPFPYLSTVLWGTKIGGLVYLTSTDGRSLTGNDRENSLRYYGAYSRSHPAAHEQGLRVIMGKFQQHAASLGRGMKPVFAYFTGETYRLMMRLIEKPQLTEDNYGWLGYCHHCRDYQVVSWRKLGKALCHNDGERLVMSGPMWLGKLHDRATVEEMIALAKTWTWTEAVSLLEVMKAEADLPPYFYSLQSIGHAGKLDLPKRDRLIDALQEQGYRTCQTHVNSQAIKTEANFTTCVEIAKGLNN, from the coding sequence TAATTCCACTTCTTTTCCCCGATTCAACAAAGATTATAAGGAAGGAAAAGCAACTTTTAAAATTGGAAATGCTTTTTATCGTCCCACAACAAAACAAGTTCGAGACTTAGGGATTTTAGCGGCAAAAATTCACCAAGAAAAAATCGGAAAACTGCGTGTTTTAGATGCAATGGCTGGCTGTGGTGTGAGAGGATTAAGATATATCTTAGAAGCAGATGCTGAGTCAGTTTGGGTGAATGAAGCTAACCGCAACTTACAATCTCTTCTTAAGGGTAACTTAGCTAATTCTCTCCAACCCTCCCAATATAAAATCACTCATACGGATGCAAATCGTATCTTTTTTGATTGTTACAATCATTCTGATTTTTATGACTTAATTGATGTTGACTGCTTTGGTGTTCCTTTTCCCTATCTTTCAACAGTTTTATGGGGAACAAAAATCGGCGGTTTAGTTTATCTAACCAGCACCGATGGACGTTCATTAACAGGAAACGATCGAGAAAATAGTTTAAGATATTATGGAGCTTACAGTCGTTCTCATCCCGCAGCCCATGAACAGGGTTTAAGAGTTATCATGGGGAAATTCCAACAACACGCCGCCAGTTTGGGACGAGGAATGAAACCTGTTTTCGCCTATTTTACAGGGGAAACTTATCGCTTGATGATGCGCTTGATAGAGAAACCACAACTCACAGAAGACAATTATGGCTGGTTAGGATATTGTCATCATTGTCGCGATTATCAGGTTGTAAGCTGGCGTAAACTGGGGAAAGCGTTATGTCACAATGATGGGGAACGTTTGGTGATGAGTGGTCCGATGTGGTTGGGAAAATTGCACGATCGCGCTACGGTAGAAGAAATGATCGCCCTTGCTAAAACTTGGACTTGGACAGAGGCGGTTTCTTTGCTAGAAGTAATGAAAGCAGAAGCTGATCTTCCTCCCTACTTTTATTCTTTACAAAGCATTGGTCACGCAGGGAAGTTAGACTTACCGAAACGAGATCGTTTAATCGACGCACTACAAGAACAAGGCTACCGCACCTGTCAGACTCATGTTAACTCACAAGCGATTAAAACTGAAGCAAATTTTACCACCTGTGTCGAAATTGCAAAGGGTTTAAATAATTAG
- the arsS gene encoding arsenosugar biosynthesis radical SAM (seleno)protein ArsS (Some members of this family are selenoproteins.) — MKLVKTETKQHHQITPFADKIETPLTKDKISVLQVNLGRKCNLACTHCHVEASPKRTEELSPEICDQIIEIINRFPQIETVDLTGGAPEMNYGFRPIVEAARSKNKEVIVRSNLTIYFEKGYQDIPEYCAQNQTRIVASLPCYLEDNVDKQRGAGVYNQSVKALQWLNELGYGQDPNLVLDLVYNPPVPITEDQFSLPPKQDQLEQDYKLYLERYFGIQFNHLFTITNLPIGRVKDFLHRHQLHQSYLKFLENNYNSETVSGLMCRNELSVDYLGNLYDCDFNQMENVPAKTADGENLTLAKVLELNDLDIIKTIQTRPYCYGCTAGSGSSCGGALL; from the coding sequence ATGAAATTGGTTAAAACAGAAACAAAACAGCATCATCAAATTACTCCCTTTGCTGACAAAATTGAAACGCCATTAACTAAAGACAAAATTAGCGTTTTACAAGTTAACTTAGGGAGAAAATGTAATCTTGCTTGTACTCATTGTCATGTGGAAGCAAGTCCAAAACGAACCGAAGAACTTTCTCCAGAAATCTGCGATCAAATTATCGAGATCATTAACCGTTTTCCTCAAATTGAAACGGTTGATTTAACGGGTGGTGCGCCAGAAATGAATTATGGTTTTCGTCCGATTGTTGAAGCCGCTCGATCGAAAAATAAAGAGGTAATTGTTCGATCGAATCTCACCATTTATTTTGAAAAAGGCTATCAAGACATTCCCGAATATTGCGCCCAAAATCAGACTCGAATTGTTGCTTCTCTTCCCTGTTATTTAGAAGATAATGTGGACAAACAACGCGGTGCTGGTGTTTATAATCAATCGGTTAAAGCCTTACAATGGCTCAATGAATTAGGATATGGTCAAGACCCAAATTTAGTCTTAGATTTAGTTTATAATCCTCCCGTTCCCATTACTGAGGATCAATTTAGTTTACCGCCAAAACAAGACCAACTAGAACAAGATTATAAACTCTATTTAGAACGCTATTTTGGGATTCAGTTCAATCATTTATTTACAATTACGAATCTTCCCATCGGGAGAGTAAAAGACTTTTTACACCGTCATCAATTACATCAGTCTTATCTCAAATTTCTGGAAAATAATTACAACTCAGAAACCGTTTCTGGTTTAATGTGTCGCAATGAACTCTCTGTCGATTATCTCGGAAATCTATATGATTGCGATTTCAATCAGATGGAAAATGTCCCCGCAAAAACCGCAGACGGGGAAAACTTAACCCTTGCGAAAGTATTAGAATTAAACGATTTAGATATCATCAAAACCATTCAAACTCGTCCTTATTGCTACGGCTGTACTGCTGGAAGTGGGTCGAGTTGTGGTGGTGCTTTATTATGA